A genomic region of Melanotaenia boesemani isolate fMelBoe1 chromosome 21, fMelBoe1.pri, whole genome shotgun sequence contains the following coding sequences:
- the LOC121632498 gene encoding ubiquitin carboxyl-terminal hydrolase 22-like isoform X2 encodes MSPGGCPHVNGFKVDNWKQNLRLIYQCFVWSGSAETRKRKAKSCICHMCGAHLNRLHSCLYCVFFACFAKKHIHEHAKSKRHNLGSM; translated from the exons ATGAGTCCCGGAGGCTGCCCCCATGTCAATGGCTTCAAAGTGGACAACTGGAAGCAGAACCTGAGGCTCATTTATCAGTGTTTCGTGTGGAGCGGTTCCGCTGAGACCAGAAAACGCAAG GCCAAGTCATGTATCTGTCACATGTGCGGCGCCCACCTCAACAGACTCCACTCCTGCCTCTACTGCGTCTTCTTCGCCTGCTTTGCCAAAAAACATATCCACGAACATGCCAAGAGCAAAAGACATAACCTAG GCAGCATGTGA
- the LOC121632498 gene encoding ubiquitin carboxyl-terminal hydrolase 22-like isoform X1, whose amino-acid sequence MSPGGCPHVNGFKVDNWKQNLRLIYQCFVWSGSAETRKRKAKSCICHMCGAHLNRLHSCLYCVFFACFAKKHIHEHAKSKRHNLGWYLL is encoded by the exons ATGAGTCCCGGAGGCTGCCCCCATGTCAATGGCTTCAAAGTGGACAACTGGAAGCAGAACCTGAGGCTCATTTATCAGTGTTTCGTGTGGAGCGGTTCCGCTGAGACCAGAAAACGCAAG GCCAAGTCATGTATCTGTCACATGTGCGGCGCCCACCTCAACAGACTCCACTCCTGCCTCTACTGCGTCTTCTTCGCCTGCTTTGCCAAAAAACATATCCACGAACATGCCAAGAGCAAAAGACATAACCTAGGTTGGTATTTActttag
- the LOC121632496 gene encoding LOW QUALITY PROTEIN: 5'(3')-deoxyribonucleotidase, mitochondrial-like (The sequence of the model RefSeq protein was modified relative to this genomic sequence to represent the inferred CDS: inserted 1 base in 1 codon) produces MVLFLTTRLLGRGKTLLCDPFKRICINMSSSGKRLRVLVDMDGVLADFEGGFLKKYRARYPEEPYITLDDRRGFWVSTQYGQLRSDLCEKAISIWESKDFFIDLEPLPGGVEAVKEMAKMDDTDVFICTSPIKHYKHCPYEKYAWVEKHLGHDFLEQVILTXDKTLVTGDILIDDKPDIHGVETKPAWEHILFTACHNKHLSISPSQRRLLSWSDDWRAILDSKRQ; encoded by the exons ATGGTACTGTTCCTTACAACCCGCCTACTCGGAAGAGGGAAAACTTTGCTCTGTGATCCGTTTAAGAGGATTTGCATAAACATGTCCTCTTCGGGTAAGAGACTGCGGGTTCTGGTTGACATGGACGGGGTCCTTGCGGACTTCGAGGGGGGGTTCCTGAAGAAGTATAGGGCCCGGTACCCGGAGGAGCCCTACATCACCCTGGATGACAGGAGAGGGTTCTGGGTGTCAACGCAGTACGGGCAGCTGAGGAGCGATCTGTGT GAGAAAGCCATCAGTATCTGGGAGTCCAAAGACTTCTTCATAGACCTGGAGCCTCTTCCTGGAGGAGTGGAGGCTGTCAAAGAGATGGCCAAGATGGATGA CACAGATGTCTTTATTTGCACCAGCCCCATTAAACATTACAAACACTGCCCCTATGAGAAG taTGCCTGGGTGGAGAAGCATTTGGGCCATGACTTCCTGGAGCAGGTCATCCTGA AAGACAAGACACTAGTCACTGGTGACATCCTCATAGATGACAAGCCCGACATTCACG gggtggaaaccaaaccagcCTGGGAGCACATCCTGTTCACCGCCTGCCACAACAAGCATCTGTCCATCAGCCCCTCCCAGAGACGGCTCCTCTCCTGGTCGGACGACTGGCGGGCTATCCTGGACAGCAAAAGGCAGTGA
- the LOC121632493 gene encoding COP9 signalosome complex subunit 3-like, translating to MQMNTNQLTSVHADLCQLCLLAKCFKPALPFLELDMMDICKENGAYDAKHFLCYYYYGGMIYTGLKNFERALYFYEQAITTPAMAVSHIMLEAYKKYILVSLILHGKVQQLPKYTSQIVGRFIKPLSNAYHELAQVYTTNNPAELRSLVSKHSETFTRDNNTGLVKQCLSSLYKKNIQRLTKTFLTLSLQDMASRVQLSGPQEAEKYVLHMIEDGEIYASINQKDGMVCFHDNPEKYNNPAMLHKIDQEMLKCIELDEKLKSMDQEITVNPQFVQKSMGSQEDDVGSKTSSYS from the exons ATGCAGATGAACACAAACCAACTTACCTCAGTTCATGCAGACCTGTGTCAG CTGTGCTTGTTAGCGAAGTGCTTCAAGCCCGCCCTGCCCTTTTTGGagctggacatgatggacatcTGCAAGGAGAATGGAGCCTACGACGCAAAGCACTTTTTATGTTACTACTACTATGGTGGCATGATTTACACGGGCctgaaaaactttgaaagagcactgtatttttatgaacag GCAATAACCACTCCAGCCATGGCAGTGAGCCACATCATGTTGGAAGCCTATAAGAAATACATCCTGGTGTCCCTCATTCTCCACGGCAAAGTGCAGCAGCTGCCCAAATACACCTCACAGATAGTAGGAAGGTTCATCAAG CCCCTGAGCAACGCATATCACGAGTTAGCTCAGGTTTACACCACCAACAACCCGGCCGAGCTGCGCAGCCTGGTCAGCAAACACAGCGAGACCTTCACACGAGACAACAACACAGGCCTGGTCAAACAGTGCCTCTCGTCCCTCTACAAGAAGAACATCCAGAGGCTAACAAAG ACCTTTCTGACGTTGTCTTTGCAAGATATGGCGAGTCGAGTGCAGCTTTCAGGTCCCCAGGAAGCAGAGAAATACGTCTTACACATG ATTGAAGATGGTGAGATCTATGCTAGCATTAACCAAAAGGATGGTATGGTCTGCTTCCACGACAACccagaaaaatacaacaaccCAGCAATGCTCCACAAAATTGACCAAGAG ATGTTGAAATGTATAGAGCTGGATGAGAAACTAAAGTCTATGGATCAGGAAATCACAGTAAACCCACAATTTGTGCAGAAG agtaTGGGATCGCAGGAGGATGATGTTGGTAGCAAAACATCAAGTTATTCCTGA